In Spodoptera frugiperda isolate SF20-4 chromosome 3, AGI-APGP_CSIRO_Sfru_2.0, whole genome shotgun sequence, the genomic window TATATTAGTAGGGAAATGACATTAGTTACGAAATTTTGTTAGttcacaaattataattttacgaTCAAACTAAGCGATAAAGAGGTTAATATAAGATTCTAacttctatatatttatttttagtttttttatttatttcttaatacaGCTAAAGCCACAACAACATCATTAATAGCGTTGACACTTGACATTTTGAAGCGCGGCTTAAGCACATAGACATTTAAAGCATTTTTCATCAATTATTTGGCGATAAAacgtcacaaaataaaataatatgtattatacaatatatacatatacttacaacgattttatgtaagtaatttataaaaatatgcacAAATATAAATACGTAAACAAACATTGGTATGTCGTGCTTTATCAgacaaaaattctaaataaattgccTCCACTTATATAGTGGATGATAGTTGGAAACTAAGTATCAGTTTCCATATTttcccaaaaataataaatagcactAACGTGTGCCAAAAACCAtggaaaattattgtttcagaCGGAACTTGGCCATCTGGAAACATCTGTATAATACTGATATATATCGATATATTAGACGTAGACACAAAACGAAGTAGGTATAGGACAGACGTGGCACAAGAGTAGCGTACAGAGAGTGTATAGAGGCAGCGGTGCGGTAGTAGGGCGTGTGTCTGTCTACCTGCAGTGAGTGCGAGAGTATTGTCCCCACCTAAAGGTCACGACGGACACGGCGGGCGCGTTCAGCTTCACGTTGGCCCGCCCGGGGGACGCGCGCGACACGCCCGCGCCGCCGTTCGCCTCGCCCGGGGACTTCGCCTCCGATGAACCTGTGGAAACGTTAAATTTCGGTTATTTTTGGTCCGATATCTATCACCAAAGAAGAGTTAACAAAACGATGAGAATTTACAACATTTCTCTcatgtagaaataaatattgaaaagtagTCCAGATTTAATGAaagatttttacaaaaaaatcttgaaTCAAGATCTTTTAGAATGGAAATAAAAGTGAAACCTATGCAAGAAGGGTTTGACGTCGCTAGACAAGCTAATTGAAACGCTACATTAGCGCGTTTAGCACATATTATTGGCAATTGTCTACCTATTACTCAGCCTATTAACAGTTAAGACAATTAGGACCTGGGACCTAACTAGAGCCAACTAGCTTTACGGTAGGGCGACAAATCAACAGTTTCAACTGATAGTAAAAAATCGGCGATACAATGGCGTTACCGGTAAATTGGGAGTAAGAGATTTGAAAATTCACAAATCCCTCAGATTCGGTGACGATTGGGCCTTCGATAACATTACTGACatgaaacacaacgctagcgttgtttcacatcggtttttaCAAGGCCTTTGTATCacgtatttttcaaaatatgcTTACCATGAGGCATGAACGTGTTGACGACTCGTATACTGTCCCTGCACTTGGCGAGCTGTCGGTCGACGTCGTCGTACGAGGCGCCGTCTATGACGAACACCTCCGCCATGTCGTCTGTGAGTAGCTGACACGAGTAGCCGATGTTTATCGCCGTTTCTGGAAATAACAAAAGTTTGATGAACAAAAATAGCACTTAACCGAATGAGTTTAAGGTTGCTTGACAAATATGAAAGTGATATTGGAAATTTGACTTTATGTAATCACGTAATTATTCGCAAATGTATAGAGTTATTTTACAAGTCtgcaagtaaaatatttaccttgttTATCGCCGGTTAAGACCCACACCTTGATGCCGGCCATACTGAGATTCGCTATTGTTTCTGGTACACCGTCTTGTAATTTGTCTTCTATTGCTGTTACGCCTGtaaacgaataaaaatattttcatttcttatCATTGCTTCTTTTATGGGATAGGCAGGTAAATAACCGTTTGGAGTGTTGATGGTAAACTCGCAGCACCAGAATATTGCATATTATGGGAGTTACAACTTCTTTTTTCCCCTTTGGAAAGGGGGATTGGTCCCCCCTAACACTAACTCAGTTTTCTCTGAGTTCGTGATCTCACATCGGTGAAGTTGACCCGGTGCTGAGACTTTATCACGTATTTAAACGTTACGTAAACAGTGAGCAAAGGTTTCTCGTCAAGAGAAACAtttattgaatatattttggCTGATGacaatacaacaaaaaatacaaatgaatgTATGgctatatttagttatttacccATGAGCAGTAGATCGGTCTCGATCTCCTCGTAGATGGCGTCGAGCTGCTCGTCCCGGTCgtgcagcgcgagcgcggcggcgtggtGCCTCCGCTTCCACTCGGCGAACCCGCGCTCCTCCAGCGGACGCCACGCCAGCGCCAGCGTGCGCAGACCTTCGCCCGCGAATTTCTGACACAAGAGATAATTTCTTAGTCATTTCCAATCAAATTCCAAAACAATGAAGATTAAAATAATGCCATAAATTGGACGTAATTgcttttcattattattatgttattcacGGAATAAAAATTGACAATCCCAGTTTAAATTATTGCAAGGACAGTTTTACTTTTATCACTGATGTCATAAAGTGTTCTAGTAACTACCATGAATAGAAAAGATACTTACATTTAAATGTTCCTGTGTCTTTGACTTTACATCTGTTTGATTTCCATTTTTTAATCTGTCATATATTACATTATCAGCACCTTTTGTATATAACCTAATTTCACCATCCTTCCTCAATATCACGGACATTCTTTTcctaacattattaaaatctaatataCATAACAATTCATACACctggaacaaaaaaaaaacaatgttaaaaaGCCAATTTCGATTTATCCTTTTGTATCAAGAATAGTTTTAgataaagtgaaaataaaaatgaaacacgTACCTCTGTTTTACCCATTACTTCTATTGTAATACTATTAGGCGAGCGTTCTCTGAACACGAAACCAAAATTTCTTGCTGCTGAAACCAGGGCAGACTCGTCGGGAGACTGCGCCTggaattacaaaattataatattacaacatattatgatgttttctttcataggATCTTATAAAAACAGAACCACGCCGCATCTATATAGTCTTATGTTGAGATAATTATGTATACTCTAATACTACTGAACATTTTTTAGGCAGTTTCCAACAGAAGATGTCAATTCTAAGGATTTTAAGGGATAAGACACATATCACCTAGTAGTAAGTGTTCAATGCTAGACAAGTTGATAAGATATTCTTAGGCAGTTTCCAACAGAAGATCCTGCTCCTTAGGTTTTAAGGGATAATACACAGATCACCTAGTAGTAATTATTCATACTAGAGTTCCAAGTTCATTGCTAAATTTTATTGCGAGAAATATACTCATTTTTCTGTGAATGCTATTGAATATTCTTACCTGGTACTCCAGCCTGCCGTTCTTCTGGTCGGGCATGACCGTATGACACAGCGCGAGCAGTCGAAAGAAGTCGTGGACATTCTTGTCGCCCCTCTTCACTGCATCCAGGAGTGTGCTGTCGAAGAACTTGAACTCCGGCTCGTATTCAGGGTTAAACGAGAAGTCCAAAGGCTCCGAGCTCTGTTATACGCAAAATACTCAATTATTGTCAAGAAGGTTGGGCTTACGGCAACAAATCTACGGTTTTCTTTCttgtttttgaaaatgaaatggGAAAAGCAACTGCAGATGGTTTTGTCTATTGTTTCGGTAGAATATAGCTTGATCTCTTTAAGATAGGGAAAACGAGAAATTACAAGTTTTGCCGATGCGTAAGACAAGTATTAATTCCGAGAcaaactgccgcactcaaagacatttaatgattacttaaactattccttagtaacgattttgtatcgaaaacaacaTTGCTAAGGTCTGGgtcaagtaaccattaaatgtctctcagtAGGACGGTATGATAAAgttgtataattaaaacttttaaaagacCTCCCTCATTATTTTACACCCAGAAATATGATCCTGAGAGTTGGTTAACAACTCTGTAAATGAGGGatgttttataaaagttttcaaaagcgatctttttgtttatttacaatttgAAAGTCAGTAGTTTATAGCCTCCAAATAATATCGTCAGAGATCAAACTACATTTAACAAGAACTATAAAAGATGTTCAGCAAAATACAAAGGGAATTCTAGACTAGTTTCTAAAAAggctaaataaaaaactataatatgAATGAACAACTGAATGGAATCTAGAGTTGTTAAAACATTGTACTAATATATTTTAGAAGTTAGGTATCACAGAGGGTGTTGCCAGTAATTCTGTGTTGCCTTCcccattattttatattttttttatactttttatataatttttttttcgtagatTTGTCAATGGTTCTACAGATGCAGTTAATAGTGTTAAAgcttataaacaaaaaacacacGATGCGAAGCGAACATGCATACAAGAGTACCAGTTAATTACATATGGACAaggacatacatacatacaatttataCATTATTAGTAGTTTGTGTGTAGGGAAACATTACATAAAGAACCcaatagaaattattattatttattcgaaccaagaaagaaagaaattagtTGTCTCCgtatcataaatatttgtttagtttatacCGTCtagaagaaaaagtatttttattttttatatggccatattatgttaaaaagagtattttattgtaatactaATATTCAGAAAGAGTTTGTTAATTTTGTCAATACGTTAATAAGTTAGAGATGGctagaagtaataaaaaaaaatagaagaagACAGAATGTCTATAGTTCGTAGGTAGTGCCGGAGCGAGTCTCAAATGGTGACTTGCTACTTCACTTGTGTGGGTTAGCTAGAGAACATTCCAGAAGTACAGAGGATTATTCAGAAAGGGGGGAGGGATAGGAACTTAAACACAGGCGCCAGGACCGCTGCCCGCTCCAAATACGAGCACCGAAAGCTATTGAACATCGAGTAGATATGCTTTAAATCATATCCAAGCAAACTAAATGATTAGCAGACATTTAACTTAAGTTTAATTAAGCAAATAGCAATTCGGATTTCTTTTGAGTAAAATGTTTCGCACGCCGCCACTATGCAAGGGTGCGTTTGGCCGTACGCTGTAAAATATGCATTTGCATTGTATCGCTAACACATAATGAACCTTACATCTATGATGGTAGGGTCTACAGTCTACACGAAGCGTATGACTGAACAATGATGTCGCGACGGCGATTAGACGTATTCGTCTGTTGACATGGAAAACGGTCAAAAGGAGCATGGTGCTTCGAACATGCTATGGGAACGATTTGCGCTTAAGCGAACCATATAACGCTAGATACTATTAAACACAGCGTACGGCCTAATTGAATAAGAAGAAGTTAATGATTATTTCGTTTTAGGAGATGCCGAGGGCATTGCAGCAAAGACAAGCACACCAGTAGGGCGTGCAAAACACGTATGTTGAGCGGGACAGATATTGGTAGGAGCTGTCGTATGTGGCAGCGGGGCAGCGGCATGGAGTGAGTGACGCGGGCAGAGTTACGAGTAGTGCTGCGTACGCGCGGGCGGCGGCCGCCGGGCGTGCTGCGGCCGGCGTCCTGCTCCAGCTCCAGCAggcgcgcgcgcgccgcgccccgcgccccgcccccGCCGGCCCCGCCCCCGCTGGCCCCGCcccctgcgcccgcgccgcggtGTCGCTGCGTCACCACACACACATCACACTCCACCCTACATCGCCTACCTAACCTACTCGATCTCGTATCTCGTATACGACTAAACGTGCAGCTATTGAAACTATTCCTTCAATACTTTCGAGATCTAGCCGCGAACAATTTCCACTTCATGTAGGTAAATGATCATCGCAATTTATGTTTCTATATTATTGATCCTCTAGGAGTAGCGGTCTAACGATGACAAATGTTCCCCATTATGTGTTTATGTCTGCAGGGCACAAACTGCACCACTGATGTGTGTGACCATGCAAATAAAACTCAAACAAAATCTAAGGATCTAGTGATGCGCTTGGTGGATGTTCGATTGAAATATTCATTCATGTAgtgaatatattatgtataacacaAACATGATACTGAGGTGTGGTACTATAATATCCACAAACTAActgtaaaacaaacacaaacagtatgacatgacaataaaattcaaacagTTCACATAACCCCAAAAGCGTGAGCAAACGTGGACAATTTCATCATTTACAGTACAAAACGTAAGTCCAAAGTACCAACTATTttgaaaatcaaagtcaaacATGCAAAACAAAAGATGTATAACTGGTCGTGCGTCGTCTTGTTGAATTCAAGTGCTTAGTGATACTTTATACAGACTGCATAAACCTACATGCATGTGTCTATCGACTATATGGTCTAGTCTAGAGCATGTGCtgttcaataaataactttgaaagtGGGTACTTGGTCCGTGGCGTGGTTTGGAATTGAACGTACATGACGTACCTCGGCGAGGTCTATAGTTTCACCGGTGGTTTCGTCCACGACGTCTCCGTAGCAAACGCCCGCTATCGAACACTTATTGAACGTCATTATGTTCTGCGTGAGAGTGCCCGTTTTATCTGAGAATATGTACTGGATCTGGCCTggaaacaacaaaaacattattcacACATTTGTACGCACGCATACAAGAAGTAGCGCAATAATTGCGGAAACATTTGCGCAAGTGTTAGCGCAATAATTGTGGAAATATTTGCGCAAGTGTTGGGATTAATttaattggttgatttattgttAAACTTACCAAGTTCCTCATTTAAAGTGGTAGTTCGCGCCTTTGCCGCGGTACCAGTCTTTTCGTAATACATTTTCTCGTCCCAGTTTATGAGGAAACTCTGGGCAAACCTTATTACCTATAAATAACaggaaaacaaattatttaacgtGACTGATTTAAGTGTTGAGTGTATAGAGATATATAATATGGTCATTTTCGTAAAGTTAGAAATGATTTGTGGTCAAGCACTATAGAATTACGTAagaaattactaaattaaaggATATTATTTtcgaacaaataatattatacttattattgtCTATATTTTTGGAACATTTATGTTATAGCCTTTTAAAGTAATGATAACTTTAAAAGCCTATCTTAAAGTATAACTAAATAGGTAGTTGTGAAAAGGTCCAATAAGGGTACATGATTCCTAAACACTTTGTATACAGGTGGAAAAGCAGTTGATTAATAAGACTAACggccgaatactcaaacgctactcaattttaagttgtacttaaatatcgtgctatctctgtcattttataaagaattgatagtgacagaactacatttgaaaGCATCTtcaaattgagtagcgtttatACGGACATAATACTGTCAGATACTGACCTCTACAGAGACATAGAGCGATATAGGCACGACAGTGTTCATGACGATGGCGTATGATAGGCTTTTAAGGTAATGATAACTTTAAAAGCCTATCTTAAAGTAGGTAGTTGTGAAAAGGTCCAATAAGGGTACATGATTCCTAAACACTTTGTATACAGGTGGAAAAGCTGTTGATTCAACTGTCAGATACTGACCTCTACAGAGACATAGAGCGATATAGGCACGACAGTGTTCATGACGATGGCGTATGAGAAGAAGACGAGCAGGGCGATGACGAGCGCGCCCCAGGTGGGCTCGGCCGGCACCAGCGTGTCCCACGGCAGGTACACCTGGAAGTAGCGCCCCACCAGCCACTCCCACACGCCGCACGCCACCGTGCAGAACACGCACATCGACAGCAAGAAGAATACTATCTGCGGACGGTAAACATTCACTTATGTACTCATCTTTTTTTGCATTACAACTATTAGGCAGCAAAATACAACTACtaggtaatatttatatgatttaGTCACAGTTAAGTTGGATGCGCAACGCCCGTGTACAAAATTTATAACTAAGGGCTCCGATTAGGTTCGAAACTAGACAAGCGTTACCGTAAAACAGAAATGAGTGAGCCGCATGTAGATGATATAACATAAACACTATCTGCCAGCTAAAATgcgcttaaaaaaatattgcgcaAATTCTATGCTGCGCTAAAATATAGACAGATTATTGCAACACTTTAGCTTAACTTGCAACCTTAAACACAAAACATATAAAGTTTACTTTCACTCACCcctataataagaaaattaagtagCCTATCTATGCTGGTGCGCTTGAATTTGGTCTTGCCGGAGTTCTGCATGAGTTTGGTGTCCTTCCCGGCGAATACGACAACGCCATAACACCACTGCGTGTTGCGTAGTACGCAGCCACGCAGCAGGATCTTGTCGTTGTCGAGTGAGAAGTGCTGGTTGCGCCAGCTCAGCGTACCTGCAATTAAAAAGGAACTTTATTGCTGAGAACTTATAAAGATTATAGTCGCTTTTAGGTTACCGTGTCCAGCATTTTAAATGCTTGGCAACTTATAAGCAAAACGATTTTATGATGAGAATTTACAGTACACCGAGCTCCAAAACTTGATGTATAgtcttcaatagattttgaaatataattacaaagaCATAAAGTCGAATTTCTATCACACATGTACATGTGTAGATACATATTGGTTGGAGTAAATACACAGTTCGATGCGACGGCAACACTAAGCATTCTGAGAAAGTTTCTCAGTTCATAAGACTACAGTAATCAAATACCTATGGTATTGAACGAGTGAAGTCGTATGGTCGgcagttatgacgtcataatcgAAGTGATAGCGAGGGGGTGAGGTGATCGACGGGGCAGGCGATCGACTGCTATGTTTATTCAACCGAGATCCTATGTTAGTGCTTGTTTTCCATTACTATATTATAGACTTGTTGGTACAGTTATCGCAAATTCAACTGTATAACAAGGGGTCTTAGGTTTCAAATACATTTTCTCAGTTGAGAATGCTAAATATCGGTTTTTGAAGTCGTTTAAAAAGGCACATCGTAGACAAATGATTGTGTCCGCATGACCTAGAAAACCAAATATTTCTATCAATTGCTCAAATTAGCCAAAACGACCGTATTAAGTGGTTCCTACCaaatatgttattgttattttaattaaggaaatatttataTCGCGCATGAGGCAAAATGTTCTCTAtgtcaattaattttaagtctacaaaataatattcataggTTTGTTTATCTAATAGTTTCCTTGTTGGTCTAGTGGTATTTATAAAACTCGATACCCAATCTAAATAACTCGAAAAGCATCACCGTTTTCCTCTCCTATTTTATACCCGACTTTTATCACGTCACTCGTCGACTGGACGGCAGGACATCTAAGCACAGCGGTTTAAAGACTAAAATCAACTGCGAAGTATATTAATTAGATCATTAAATAGGTCCTTCATTGTGTTCTCTAGGGGTTACAAAGGGCAGATCTCtatctttaataaaatacgGATGTTTAACAGATTGTGGCCAAGGGCAACCAAATCCCAAACGAATTGGGAAACGACTCGCAGAATTATTGCCAAAGTTTGCACTATACACGGAACACTACGTATAGTAAAccaattacaataattgtttttctttggaCAAAAACCTAGCTGTAgataattaaagaaatactaCCAAGTAACAATTACTTGCGTAGATAATTGGCTGGCATAAAATTGAACAAGGCAATACTAAAAAGAACGGATAGATAAGTCTTCAGATAGCAAATACAGTGTTATGGTAAATAGTACAACACTCGTGTCATGTCTTGTATACAACATACAAATTATACAGGggatattttgaataaatagtATGGTCGGAACTATTTTTCTAGCAACTGTACTTTGAGGGCCGAAAGGAAACTCAAATTTcgctgataataataatttaaactcgGCCCTTAGGGAACGAGAATACACCATAATCAAGGGCCAAGTGGCCGAGAGTCGACTAAACGGAAAGATATAGTTATAGGACTTCAACACATTAAATTAACAAGCAGTCACGTAAACACTTAATCATAGTAAAACCCCAAtactaaacttataattattagtaatCTAAACTAATAATTAGTAGTAATTAAGATAAATAGAAGAAATTACCGCAGTACAGATAATACAAGTGAACTGTGTCACTGACAGAGAATAACCCAAGTCCGTATGATTCACACGTTCAAGTACAAATACTCGATTTAGATTCCATCCATCAATATGATAAAGTACCTTATTGCCCGTATTGCACCCAGCGAGCGTATTATATGGCCTGCTCGGGAAAAAAGATGTATCAGTTTGAAAATTGATCGTGGTAAAGGGATTTATATTTTGCTACAATGTATCAATATTACCAGGTAAATATAATAACCTATCTACTTCTGGCTTTCGTTATGGAAATGTGCCTAATTTACAATCATCTATGTGTAATGGATGGATGGAGGCTACACGACGAGGATAAAAAGAcctgattttaattttattattataactttcgtgagacatactacattagatattatgttatcggcttactcacgtacttaactgtttgacggggaactcgactaatttcaagccatgctagagagtcatattcataagcagcatttcgcggtacacgacgcggtgattgtcgtgCTATTACTAATCTGCCAgttctgctcatgaatatgagcccctaggaTGGCAtgcaactagtcgagttaaaTAGCGAGTGTTGACATaaacctctgcctactctttcaAGGGTTATTGTACCACTTACTTAtatcattacatattttaattgaatcaaATCATACTTTTTTGTTGATATAATCAAGCCGGTCTTATCTTACATCTAAACGAGGAAATGAACGACAAATGCTCAAAATATTTAGTGTcaaaaacatgtaaaataaaatccaatagTTATGGAATGAATCACGTTTAGTTATTGTTTACAATTTGAGACGTGACTAAAATAATGGTAGTGGCACGGTTTCACGGTGGCTATATTATATTGACTGCAGTAGCATGTGCATGTTATGGGTTCAATAAAAGCAAAGAAGTCTTTACCTATATTgtaaaattcttaataaattaCGTACAacattaaagaagggccaaattaaaagtacccttaaccgacgagcatacatgaaaagactgataactgttgatgaagcgaaagaggtaagaTTACTCTGCGTACCCCCATTGGAAACCataggcatgaggttatgtatgtaaattatgtaaacatacaaacaaaaaaacatgcTGACTTGGACCAAAAAACATTCATATAAGGTTTTCATTTCCCCTTGCTACGCAGTCGAGTTTGAAACCACTACCAAAGTGGCAGCAAAACTGTTTACTACACAAAAACACATACCAACATTAATTCCCCACAAaaccatagtaacttttattaagTTTGTGTAATCCAAATGGAAGGTTAATCGCGGATTTGAGAATCATAAGAATTTGCTTGTTAAGTACTTTGTAATAAGACGGTTAGGTGTCTGCTATTGGCAAGCGATTTCAAAGTTACTTAACCAAGCGGCAACTGTGTGCGGCTTCCACTGAACATTTCGCAAATATAGTGAAACGACTGATCAAGCAAAAACAACAAGTAATTAGGAATTAACTTTGTATAAGAAACTCTTTCTTTACTATGTTGCATGTCTtgttgatgacgtcatcaactgtagttttttaagtaaattattattgtaatgctTATTCTTATACATaatgttgtattgtatttatgtcACCAGAGCGTCACGCACAGCGGACATTGAGAAAATTAATCTGgtggttttaaataattatataatttacgtACGCGTACGTAACATGATAAAAAAACTGTAGTTACATTGTACAATAAAGaatatatgtgtatgtgaacttgtatatttgtaaatgaacccacgacacaggagaaaacccgtAGCACGggacaacgttttaaaaaaaaaaaaaaatgattgtaGTACATACCTTCAAACTTATTAAGTAGATTGTTGGGCGTTTCGCAGACGATCTCACCGTCGAAAGCACCCAGTTGTGCGTCGTCCTGCCCCATTGCAGCCGTCTCTAAAAGGCACTGACGACATTTCAAATTCGTCTCCCTGCAACCaagcaaacaaaacaatgtcgTGAATGTTTTCTTTACTAGCCGATTCtttatacctactttttttattaaataagttttacaCACAATTTGTGCCATTACTAGTTAGTAGCTTTAAATTGAAGCTATGGTTTCTAAATGGCAATTAAACTACTTTTTGTCATATATTCCACCAAATCTCTATAAGTAAAAATCTGTTCTGAGATgggttggaccgatttggcaaattttggtcatgaattattttcggaaatcacagggaaggtttaaaaaataaataaaaaaatataaaataaactgacCCATCCAACTCGGCAGTCTCTATGTAACAGAGACCGTTGGGCTCCGAGCTGCTGAGGAGCAAAATGTCCGCCGCGACGAACTGGTCGTTCTCCAGCCTGATGACGTCTCCCACCTGAACAGACGCCCACTTCTCCTCCACAAGCTTGCCATTGCGCAGAGTCTTCGCCCGCCTGTGGTTTACTTGTGAATCGTTCTGATGACGTTGCTGGAAAAGAATATTACTACATTAAAGACTAGAACTATAATATATTAGTATGTAGTTAGTATTTTACTTGGCATGACTAATATAGCCGAACCTATTAGGTGTATCGTAGCGTTCATGCGTAACGGTTGCTATTATCGCGTAAAGAACCTGAAACTGACGTAATCTTCTAATAACATCGTGGTCTCTAGACATAAAGAAACATCACCCATCTACAGCCCTGCCTCAGAGTTTAAGATGACTTAACTTTAACATGTCTCATATGTGATGCTACGAAACGACGAGTAACGACGTCTCTAACAAAAATTTAGTATGTTAATGAAATCAGTAGGTGCACTGAAGAAGGCCATACATAGTCCTTCAAAAAGGCCAGATGTGTAGTCAGATATTGCGTATTTATTACCAGATGTTCGACCGTAGATCTAATAGAAATATGTTAGGAATGCTGTACTTTTCCTACGTAATGTATAAGGAAAATCGCGAGTGTTGAATACAGTAAAGTTTCTTCAACCCGCCAACCGTAAATAGGAATAAATTATATACTACAAATATAGCAGGCATTAAAGTACTGATCAGTTTAActgataatatttatgtagtGCCTCAAAAGTCACTCTTATGGCCATTGATTCAAAGTTCTATTTCGTGCCTGCAATTTCACTTGCGTGTTTCTTTCCTAAATTGTAAGGTGGTGTTATATTTTACACACATAGCACCTTCATAGTACCTCTAAGGTACGTAAGCATTCTAAATCaagaaaagaaatatattattatgtttttgttttgaaaatccAATTCTTTCCGAGAGATTACCGTTTTCATAATCCCATCAACTTAATAGAAAACATCAGTACAGACAGACAGGTATATCCAATCAGGGCTACAGTCGATAGATGTTATTCCACAAGGGGATTCTGTATGCATAATCCGATTCAAAATCGGAACACTCTTGTCTGTGATACGATAAAATGGCGCTTCGCTTAATACCTCTTTGGTTTAGTTTAGACTTAGTTAT contains:
- the LOC118273933 gene encoding phospholipid-transporting ATPase ID isoform X8 — protein: MCVDGAADMGKSSARTHGQENERRIKANNREYNAQFRYASNFIKTSKYSIITFLPLNLLEQFQRLANFYFLCLLVLQLIPAISSLTPITTAIPLIGVLALTAVKDAYDDFQRHQNDSQVNHRRAKTLRNGKLVEEKWASVQVGDVIRLENDQFVAADILLLSSSEPNGLCYIETAELDGETNLKCRQCLLETAAMGQDDAQLGAFDGEIVCETPNNLLNKFEGTLSWRNQHFSLDNDKILLRGCVLRNTQWCYGVVVFAGKDTKLMQNSGKTKFKRTSIDRLLNFLIIGIVFFLLSMCVFCTVACGVWEWLVGRYFQVYLPWDTLVPAEPTWGALVIALLVFFSYAIVMNTVVPISLYVSVEVIRFAQSFLINWDEKMYYEKTGTAAKARTTTLNEELGQIQYIFSDKTGTLTQNIMTFNKCSIAGVCYGDVVDETTGETIDLAEVRHSSEPLDFSFNPEYEPEFKFFDSTLLDAVKRGDKNVHDFFRLLALCHTVMPDQKNGRLEYQAQSPDESALVSAARNFGFVFRERSPNSITIEVMGKTEVYELLCILDFNNVRKRMSVILRKDGEIRLYTKGADNVIYDRLKNGNQTDVKSKTQEHLNKFAGEGLRTLALAWRPLEERGFAEWKRRHHAAALALHDRDEQLDAIYEEIETDLLLMGVTAIEDKLQDGVPETIANLSMAGIKVWVLTGDKQETAINIGYSCQLLTDDMAEVFVIDGASYDDVDRQLAKCRDSIRVVNTFMPHGSSEAKSPGEANGGAGVSRASPGRANVKLNAPAVSVVTFRWGQYSRTHCSEPDCYSNEYVSGGAPYSADSHEHNDDTNGFAIVINGHSLVHCLHPKLEEKFLDVVLQCRSVICCRVTPLQKAMVVELIKKSRKAVTLAIGDGANDVSMIKAAHIGVGISGQEGMQAVLASDYSIAQFRFLQRLLLVHGRWSYYRMCKFLRYFFYKNFAFTVCHFWFAFFCGFSAQTVFDEMFISVYNLFYTSLPVLALGVFEQDVSDTTSLQFPKLYAPGHTSQLFNKTEFIKSTLHGCFTSLVLFLIPYGTYKDGLAPNGLILSDHMLLGTVVATILIIDNTTQIALDTTYWTVFNHITIWGSLVSYFVLDYFYNYAIGGPYVGSLTVALTQATFWFTAVLTMIILMVPVVSWRLACSWTRPTLAERLRARQRWRAAAPAPRTPSARRARRSVRSGYAFAHQEGFGRLITSGKIMRRIPHADAALSALASLPGKFHARPEPPASPGPAAPSPAAPGPSPPGPARAPTQNLATVDL